The sequence below is a genomic window from Macaca fascicularis isolate 582-1 chromosome 3, T2T-MFA8v1.1.
TTCCCCATAGGATAATTTGCTTTCAGGAGGTGTTTCAATCTTTTAATGGCAGAGCTAGAAGTTCACCAGACATGCCCAATATATACAAAGTGTAGAAAATATCATATTATTAACACTTGATACCAGAATAGTGTAAGAGATGCAACTGACTTTAAGAAGAATACCTTAATAACTATCTGGGGTGGACAGAGGCTGAGACCCAAAGGCCTAGTGGTTGGACATTACCAAGACACATAGCTGCTGGTAGGTAAGGGTGAAGAGGACATAAATGAGGAGTGAGATGCCTTCGAGATAAGGCAACATGGGGTCCTGCAAGGGAAGAAGGTATGAGAGAAAGCTGTCAGGGAGGCAGAAAGAACATCTAAAGAATGAGTATGTCTTATAGGTGATTTTTCACTGATTACTGTGTGATTTCTATATTCTTATTCATTTTGGGAGGGCTTTGCACAGAATAAAAAAGTGTAGAAAATGTAAGCCAATGCCATTCAGATGTTATGAGCTAACAGTGGTTCTTAGCTGACATCTGGGTTGTATATGGGAAAAAATCAACTATGTCTCAATATAGAGATGTTCCATCAAGTTAACTCCAACTTATAATGCAATAGAGAGGCAAGAATTGAGCCAATGGAAACcatttatagttttatagttgACACAATTAAATTGTCAATATTTGGGGCGGTATTAAGGATGAATCTGGATTGGGCAAATTGTCTGCTATTCTGGGGAAGAGTATAATGTTTTGGTtaatggaaatgaagaaagagttAAATTTTGACTTGAGTTTTGAAGAGATAAAGACATGACATTTGGAAGAgaagcaaataagaaaatttgTATCATTAGATAAAAGCCCAGAAACAGCCAggggatagagaaagagagagagatggagagggggagagagagagagacagacagagagagagagagagagagagagagaaagagaccccTTGACTAAAGAAAGTGAATTGAAGGCTTAGTATGGGAAGCATTCAGGGTACAAGCAATACGTTTTTGTGGGATGGTATTCATATTCATGTGTGAAGTAACTGGCAGTCATGGGAAAGTTAAATTAATGTGTGGACACCATGATTTTGACTGTCTTGTGTAGAATATACCAGGTGTACGATTCCAGAGTTGGCAAGGACTAAGGAGAGATGGGGCAGTCTTGAGCAAGTTGGAACCAACCTGAGGATtgtgaaagggaaaggaaaccaGTGGAAAAGGATGCAGAAAGGGttgattatttagaaatagatGGCTGCGAAGATGGAAGAGAATGAGGCTTGCATTCATGGTGATTCACAATGAATTGATTGATAAGAGCAATACTCTTTACTGGTATTAATTATATCAATTGCCCGGGAGTCTTGTACCTTGTGCCTCAGGCAACCTCTAGGCCTAGCATTTTCCATTTAGAATCCTTTTCAATGTAGGGCTGCTCAGCATCAGTGAAGTGGAATGCATAAAGATGAAAGCATAGACAAAAGCTTCCCAGAACCATAACCAACATCTCTTATCAAATAGAGTACCTATCATGGTGATAAGTATGGTTAGAAAGTAAGAGGTAAACACGATAAACAAGATGGCAAGGGACCTCAGGGCAGTGAAGTGCGCTTTCATGCTTGGATTGCAGTGACCAGTGCCATGATGTTGTATCTGCTTGGTCAATGATGCCATGAGCAAGATGGTGGAGGCCAGGAACAGGATGAAAGGAATAACCAACGCGACTGTATGAGCCTGGTGCAGATACTGATGAAACTTTTGAAGTCCGTCAATTACAGTGCTGTTTCTGGGTGGATGCTCCATGGTGAGAAACTGAATTTGAATGTAATTCCCAATAGCTGAAGGGATGATTGTCACACAAGTAATCATCAGACAACCTAGTAATAGCCAGGGAAGCCACCTCAAAATTCTCCACCTCAGCCAGAGAACGATGGGATGGGTGAAAGAAGAGACCTTGATGCAGTAGAAGATGGTAAGCAAGCTGTTTAACCAGAATGTAAGGACATTAAAAAATGTCCAGGTGATTGTTAAGTTGCaaagtacataattaaaattaaaatagaagcaaaaatcgTTCAGCATTGATGTCCACTGTAGACAGAAACGAGAGATGCCCAGGCTGATGAGAATCATGTCCACAGGCATCAGCCTTCTGACTTGCAGCCATTCTCTGCCCAGCACTGCAACAATTAAGCTGCTCTGCACAATAATTGTCAAGGACTCAAGCACATAGATGATCATGAAGAAGACACTGAGTTGGATGGGTATCATTCTTCTACTCCAAAGTGTCTTCCTGGACAAAGACTGAATCTCTGTACCAATTTCCAGGTAGAGAATGGGTTCCCGATTCCACCACTGTCTGGTGCAAGAAAACCCCTCCCTCTGGAAGCAAATTTTCCCAaggtcatttttaattttgtcattttcctaTCCATAGAATTTGTTTATGCTTTGCTTGCTGTTTGCTATCACATCTGAATGTAGggaaatattgtttaaatgtggATTCCTGCTCCTGAAATGATTTGATTATTCCAAAAAGGCATACGTATTTCCTAAccatgtttatttcctttttttctgaggtgCACTTAGCTTACTTCCTTATCATTGTTAAATGACATCTTTACTCTTTTAACCTAAAATTTGAGCCACAGGAAAGATGAATCCTTCCCTGTTCGTTCATGTCCTGCATGATGTTTTTGCTCTGTTGAGTGCAGTACCAAAGCGAACCTCAGAAGCCCTATCTTCCCAGTTCTTATGGCAGCTAGTGGTGGATGCTACAACCAAAGTGTGAGGgtaaataaaaattcagaggGAATTTCCTCTGAAATTCCACAAAATTGCTGAACTCCAGACCTTCAAGTATTTCCATCCAATGCAGGCCACTTGCATAACTGCCCATTGAATTCCCCCACTCAGAGAAATCAAACTGCAGATAAAACACTGCACACAGCCCCTCTTAGCTATTGTTCTTCTGCCAGTTCCAATGCTTTGAACCTATACCTTATGTATTTTCAGGAATTGTTCTTGTCCCATTAACATCagtggttttttgtgttttttttttttgttttatttttgttttctctcttacaTGGCTAGGTTCTTTTTGTCACTGCTCTCATTGCTCAGGAAGAATTGAAAGAGGACCCTCTTACCACTAGTAAAGCATATTACTTCCAAATGTGCAGGAATCATTTCATAGCTCTACAAGAAGGCtataaaaggaatatattttcCTTCAGTTCAGGACAACTCTTCCAAATAGACACCAAATATGTAATAAGTGACTTCAGAAATGAGAGGTTATTCTAATAATTGCTAGTTGGTGACAGAGACAAAGTGAAAGTCATTGACCTTATGTATAATAAATTTGGAGTCTGTATGGACTTTTAGTTATTCAAGGAAGATAACACAGAAGCAAGCAAACATGAAGCTTAGAATTCTTGAACACAAAACAAGACACTACTGAACTCATGATGCAAAGGTAAGCAATAGCTTAAAAAATTACACCAGAAAACAGAATTAAGTGTAAGAAGCATCTGCTTTGCATTCTCAATAAAATGcaagaaacaggaaataaaaaactGAGATGACAAAACAATATTATTAAAAGGTGAATTGGTTGAGATGTATCTAGacataagaagagagaaagatgagATATTAAATGTTGGTATGTGAAACATGCAATAATAGCATTAACCTCTGCCTTATGTCCTGAATACACTGAGCATGTTGCCAGCTGTATACACTGCCCCATTCTGAGTAAACTTGGAAGGACTGTGATGCTCTCAATCACTGTCTGAGGGGTTCCGAAAGTGTGGCAACCATACTACACCCCTCATGACTGGATTCCAGCCACAACAGTATGAACAGGAATGAGTTTCTGTCCAAAGCAGCCCCTCATAGACTGGCCTGCAGTGTGAGAGATGGCCTGGCACTACTCTATTCCACTGGAGTGTTTTCTATGTGATAGTGGCTGATTAAATAACCCAGATACTCTTTTTGGGAAAGTTTGAAGGTGAGACATACAGAGTGTCCTTAGACTGGTGATTGATCTTCCCTGGGGTTCAGAGTTGAGAGTCTGGCTCTTTTACCATGTGCGCATGTGAACCTTCTGGGGCCACCTCTGGGGTCTCCTCATTGCAGTGATCCCAATTCTGGTTTGCCTTCTTCCACTCTCCTTTAGCTCATACCCTTTCCCTTATCAGACAGGGGATTGTTGCTCATTAACTAGTCCTAGTTGGTCAGGTGCTGGCAAAGTGACTGAAGCTCAGCTGCCTTCTGCAGTGTACACTTGATCTATGGCAAACTCAGGCATTCTTTTCAGTAAAAATGATCAATGGCAGGCTGGCCCATGCTGTTTCCCCTCTCTACTCTGTCATTTCTACAGTTCTCTTTCGCCCTTCTCAGACAGACATGAGGGAAGGCCCAccagtttttttcttaatgtccCACTGGGAAAAGCAATGCCAGTTTATGTTTATAGGCATCTACAATCTTCACTGTTAgagattttgtctttttcttatccCTGAGCATACTCCTAGTTTCCTCTAATACTTTATTTACTTCTGCCTGATGGAGGCAGACTGTTGTATCTTATTTGCAAATTTGGTAGGAATAACTTGCTCGATTCTAGATTTTACTGTTGTCaagcaaacattttatatatatacacacacacatatatatacacatatgtacacacatatatttatatataaaagattaATATCTAGAAACACCcttaatttattatatatgtgtatatatgtgtatatatacacacatatatattaatgataaatgataatgataaaaatgatCACCAAGATCCAATAAAAACATAGATGATAATATgcagtatatatgtgtatatgtatatatacacacatatataattaagGGTGTTTCTAGATATTAATCTTTcttgatgtgtgtgtttgtgtgtttcattgaaaaactttaaaaacaggaaaataaaagagcAGGCAATTCACCAAAGAGTAGACAATAATACCAATAAGTTCATAAAAAGATGCTTAACCTCACtagtaataagaaaaatacaaataatactgAGTagatacttttcatttttctcattgcaaaaacaaaataaaatttgaatatcaACTCTAaaagaagatatgaaaaaatCAGAGTCTTTATGAACCACTAGAAGGAATATGAATTAAGATAGTTacattggaaaacagtttggtcatatttaatagaaaatgtaCAGACTTTGCAGgcattctacttctaggtatatattgtatattacagAGAAATCCTTACACATatataacaaaagaagaaattttctaGTCTATTTATTTCAGAATTGTGGTAATACCAAAAGACCGAAAACTATGTACCTGACCATCAGttaaataatagataaaatgtAGTGTAATCATATGATGCCTTAAACACATGTAGATGTTTGCCTCCCCACAAGCTAATTTGCTATATTTTTCCCTTATAGGCAGAACCTATCTCTTTCTGGAGAGGTTTTAAATGCCAGACTCTTCGTTTAATATCTTCTTTGCCTGTTACGTTTGGGCACACGAATCGATTCTGGGCACTGGGAATAGAGGAGAAGCCTGCTGAGACCTCCTCTCTGATAAGAACAGAGAGATTCATGAAGAGAGGTTCTTCCCTCTTCATCCTGTGTTAGGTGTTATTCTGTATTGTGCATGATGCTAGGAGCTGTTGTAGACATTTTGTGACCCTGAAGGGAAAACAGGGGAAACTGCAAAGAAACTAACACAGGGCCTGATTTTGTGTAATGCTTATTAGTACTGGGCCGAAGTACCTCTGATATCCTGTTATGTGAGCAGGATATACTCTGATAGATTAAACCACTTACAACTAGCATGTGGGACTGAGCAGGTGGGATCACactgagaggaagaaagagaaagtgctttatttgataatattttcccCTCACACAGGAGTATAATTAATTGAATAAACTTATTTCCATGTACCTCAGTTCCACAAGTAAAACATAAGGAATGATAAAAATGATCACCAAGATCCAATAAAAACATAGATTATAATATGCAGATAAGGCAGTGTGTTCCTGTGTTCATACATAAATCATGTgttccataaaaatataaattgaaaatagtataaagagaaatttattcACCAGCATTCTAACTTATGTGGGGGAAAGCAGATCAATGTGTCTGGTTATTCCCAGGAAGTGAAGCAGCCAGAGCAAGGAACAGGACCACACCTTACCCTCCTGCACTAGGTGGACGGAGGACATCACAGAGGGAGCACCGGGTACTGAGTAGAGAGGCCAGAGAAAGTTTTGCCAGCAAGAAATAGAAATGTGCCTTACGTCATGTGATTCTTCTGCTCAACTCAAGAAACTTACAGGAAAGAGCCTAACACAAATACGAGTACTTTTGGGTTGCATAGGGAAGGGACTCTGAATCTGGTTCTGAGGAGAGAAGTGATTGAGAAATGCCTGTGGACTCAGGAGTACAGTCTTGAAAAGCTGAGAAAGTGAGGTGCGGGTCTTGTTGGAAAAGCTCAGACTGCCCCAAGTCTAGAATTGGGATTTCAGTCAAACTTTACCTGGATCTCAAAGGCTCACGTGATGATTGAGCtatatttttggtttctttataAGGGTAACCAACAATATCCAGGATTAAATTCTCCTAGGATGGATGACCCAAAGTGCAGCATTAAGCATTtctgatttctgagaaactcgtGCAAAGGAGTGGAAACCAAGCCGAACCATGCCAGAATGTTTCTTAGAATTCTATTCCAGAGTCATACAACATGGACAGACATGCTGAGACAACGTTACAGGATGAGAGAGGCATTGGTTTGGATTTTTAGGGTATTTCAGACAAAGCTAGaagaatttaagatttttttcatgtcccattttatttttaattgattaaaaataattggATATATCTGTAAGGTACAATGGgatgttttaatacatatttactttGTGGGATgatcaaataaaattaattaaaatatccatcacttcaaatgcttattttgtatatttcaaatactTACTTGTATCTTTCAAATACTTATTTCAATAATACTTTGAAATAAGTATTATTTCAAATACTTATTATTTATCTCCAGAAAGAGCTACTTATTACTTCAAATACTTATTGTTTTAATAAGTAATTATAAAATtgcttattatttataataagtaATGATTAttgcttattatttctttctgaatCCCCCCAGATTCAGAAAGTCCAGGGACTTGGTAGAGAAATTAGTGATAAACTGGAGTGATAAACACTTTCATATCCATAAGCAATAAGGTCAGTGGACCCACTAATTcaactttccttcctttcaggAGCTAAGAACCTGGGAGGAGGGGGTGAAATGAGTGGCCTATTTTCCTGAAAATGCTGCTTCCTCATGGGTAGGCATGAGATTCCTGAGGGAGGAGTACTGATTCAGAAGTGGAGAATGTCTTAGAAAAAGCCTAGGTTGGAAATTCCACTCATTTCTTCAACAATCTTTAAATTCCTAGTGTTATACAGTATTTAGCCCCCAGACTCTATATTAACATGGTAACCCAAGGGCATCCCTGAATGATTGCACTAGGGAAAATAAGGCCCAATACAGAGAACTATGACTTCACAGGAGAAGATGAGATACTATCCCCATATTTAAGTCCATATAGTCCTTTTAGGTATATGAGGGCAGAAAAACCTCTTGAGATCagcgaaaaacaaaacaaaacaagatgtatgtgcatgtgcacacacatattctTACATTTAACTAATTGTTAGCTATATAAATTTACCTttattacttatatataaattatataattataatatataattataaattatgtattacttatatagaaattaaaatatttacttaggtCAATCAATGATAAGAGACCAATGGCTTTTAGTGGGAACACTGATAATTGGGTTTAATTTTTGGTTTGAAGGTAAAATGCTACATAAAATGGGTGTTCATAGGTCCCTTGATTCAGCAACTAGGACATGGTAGCACGGAGTAGGTACTTAGAGATTATCTGTTGAATGAGTGATGAGTACAAGGAGAATAGACTAGACAACTCTATTTTCTACTATATTACAAGTGCAAGGGCCTATAAAATCATATAACAAATTTCCTAACATAGTAGAGAAATACACACTGTTATTATCTGTTATTACATTCCTAACTCATTCAAATaactggaattggcaaagatgcCAAAACATAAGTGTACCCAAATTGGCTACTTTTTAGAGAGAAACTTATGTCTTGGGCCTTTTCACCtgaaaacaatacattaaaaCTAAATAAGGCAAATGGTGATTATAAGTTCTTCTACATCATATATAATCATGAACATTATGATAAGAGTCGTTCTCATGATCTACTGTGAAATGTATATTGGTAAGCAGTGTTTTGACCAATGAGATTGGTCAAATGGATGTGACAAGTCAACACAACCTGAATTCATTCTTTCTGGTCTTGCCCCCATTACATGTTAGTTTCCTTATATTGTTATATAGACAAAATAATGGTTCCTCTAAATGTTTATATCCTAATCCCCCAAACCTGTGAATACATTAGCATATATGACAAGTGGGACTTGTCAACAGACAGAAGAGACTGAGACTACTGAGATAAATTGGGTTATACAAAAAGATAGGTCATTTAGGAACTATTTATTGTATACTTGAGTTTCACTGGAAAGGCCTATAAGTGTCAGAGTTGCACTTTGAAGTCAACTGGGAAGTTTCAACAGCAATAACTAAGGCATGGGTCCAATCTCTATATTCTGATTTGTCTGAGGTATAAGTAGgtatcaggattttaaaaatcacctcacctgattctttttttaaatttttctttttttaacttttattctaagttcaagggtacaattgcagatttgttacataggtaaacttctgtcatggggtttgttgtacagattattcatcacccaggtattaaacctagtacccattagttatttttccttatcctTTTTCTACTCTCACCCTCTACTCTCTGAAAgacctcagtgtgtgttgttttgttgttCCCCTATATGTGTTCatatattctcatcatttagctcccacatataaatgagaacatatggtatttagttttctgttcctgtgttagtttgctaatgataatggcctctagctccatccatgtccctgcaaaggacacgatcttgttcttttttatggatgcatagtattacatgatgtatatgtatcacattttctttatccagtctatcattgatgaacttagattctttgctattgtgaatactgctacaGTGAATACACATGTACATCTGTCTtcataatagaattatttatattcctttgggaatatgcttagtaataggattgctgggttgaatggtatttctgtcttagGTCTTTGCgtaatcaccacactgtcttccataatggctgaactaatttatactcccaccaacagtgtataagtgttcctttttctctctacttGATTCTAAAGGGTGGCTCAGTTTCAGATCCACTGCTTTAGAGCTACCTTTGTGGAAAAAAATATCCTACATGGgtggtgaaaataaaaaaaaaaccctgctacATGTACTTTTACCTTGAAAATAATCTGTAGGGAAGAGTGAGTTCTTAATTTTGTAACTTCAGCAGTTGGAAGAAATACAGGGGTGTCAAATTCTCtggaaaatgtttttttgttgttgttgatccATACTCTGAAGATGACCCtctttaaatacaattttatccCTAAGTTCATACATGCAATGTGAA
It includes:
- the TAS2R16 gene encoding taste receptor type 2 member 16, which produces MIPIQLSVFFMIIYVLESLTIIVQSSLIVAVLGREWLQVRRLMPVDMILISLGISRFCLQWTSMLNDFCFYFNFNYVLCNLTITWTFFNVLTFWLNSLLTIFYCIKVSSFTHPIVLWLRWRILRWLPWLLLGCLMITCVTIIPSAIGNYIQIQFLTMEHPPRNSTVIDGLQKFHQYLHQAHTVALVIPFILFLASTILLMASLTKQIQHHGTGHCNPSMKAHFTALRSLAILFIVFTSYFLTILITMIGTLFDKRCWLWFWEAFVYAFIFMHSTSLMLSSPTLKRILNGKC